Proteins from a genomic interval of Acidobacteriota bacterium:
- a CDS encoding ATP-binding protein yields the protein MERDETITLNLPSRLAYLDAVQGMAELLASTAGFDEEARLDVGLAVREGTINAVKHGNGLDPAKTVILEFRLGSAALSIAIRDEGAGFEPRHTPDPTTPENLWRSSGRGLLLMRSLVDEVRFERHESGMELVLIKNCPVDTERDEEVS from the coding sequence ATGGAACGAGACGAGACGATCACCCTGAACCTGCCGAGCCGCCTGGCCTACCTCGATGCGGTCCAAGGGATGGCCGAGCTGCTGGCCTCCACCGCGGGCTTCGACGAGGAGGCCCGGCTCGATGTGGGCCTGGCGGTGCGGGAAGGGACGATCAACGCCGTCAAGCACGGTAACGGTCTCGACCCGGCCAAGACCGTGATTCTCGAGTTTCGTCTCGGCAGTGCTGCGTTGAGCATCGCCATTCGTGACGAAGGCGCCGGTTTCGAGCCCCGGCACACCCCCGACCCCACGACCCCGGAGAACCTCTGGCGTTCATCGGGCCGCGGTCTGCTGCTGATGCGCTCGCTGGTCGACGAGGTGCGCTTCGAGCGTCACGAGTCCGGCATGGAACTGGTTCTCATCAAGAACTGCCCGGTGGATACCGAGCGGGACGAGGAGGTCTCGTGA
- a CDS encoding STAS domain-containing protein, whose protein sequence is MSHQVDYQDGIAITRLVGRITVGNALDDVREVVEDEIAAGRLRVIFDLSGVNFVDSAGLGELVACHRSLDQLGGRLVLAAPRGKVRDLIELTRIGELLPVCPTVEEALQRVVED, encoded by the coding sequence GTGAGCCACCAAGTCGATTATCAGGACGGTATCGCGATCACCCGCCTGGTGGGTCGCATCACGGTGGGCAACGCCCTCGACGACGTACGGGAGGTGGTGGAAGACGAGATCGCCGCCGGTCGCCTGCGCGTGATCTTCGATCTCAGCGGCGTGAACTTCGTCGACTCCGCCGGCCTCGGCGAACTGGTCGCCTGTCATCGCAGTCTCGACCAGCTGGGGGGACGCCTCGTGCTGGCCGCTCCCCGGGGCAAGGTCCGCGACCTGATCGAGCTGACCCGCATCGGCGAGCTTCTGCCCGTGTGCCCGACAGTGGAAGAGGCCCTTCAGCGGGTGGTCGAGGACTGA
- the mutS gene encoding DNA mismatch repair protein MutS, with amino-acid sequence MTRSGQAATTPSGGKLTPMFRQWQQAKRQHPDALLFFRMGDFYELFFDDARTAAPILGIALTSRGKGTATSAPMCGVPHHAARNYIARLVKAGHRVAVCEQMEDPKKAKGMVRREVVRVVSPGTLVDADQLDPGSGNYLACLAGQAPGPWGLCLVDLSTGGMVLARAGNEPALAEVLSRYEVRELLVASTSAATLEALLGRHGLGEVLLTTLDDSLFEPLLARDRVVEQLQVASLAGFGCEDDHPALPATAAALAHLQRTQRVQPAHLDRLRVEDPRRILLLDRSSRRNLEVVANLRDGGRSQTLLEALDATLTPLGARALRTWLLEPLVEKNAILARHAVVEALVQRAEVRASLREALREIRDLERLLSRAALRRSTPHDLAALRRSLAALPEVREALAGLTAPDATALAARIDLLEDLLGELGAGLADEPGAAPGEGRVIREGYDADLDAVRELARGSRELIAGIETREREATGIASLKIKYNKVFGYFLEVSKANLSRVPPEWERRQTIATGERYVTAEIKDLEARILSASERLAEREKALFEKLVDQVVAQAGRVRETAAAIAEADVLAGFAEVAAREGYVRPSLAEDDRIEIRDGRHPVVERLLEPGRFVPNDCLLDDKRRLLIVTGPNMGGKSTYLRQAALIVLMAQAGAFVPARSARISLVDRIFCRVGASDNLAGGESTFMVEMTETANILHNATPRSLVILDEIGRGTATWDGMAIAWAVVEHLLRDTRLRPKALFATHYHELTELAARHEGLENVHITVREHGQEVVFLHRVEPGPSDRSYGIHVARLAGLPDAVITRAWEILEEISGEHLADKLGRDRDGVRQLSLFESPAGEPEPSPEEAQALAALRECDPDDLSPRQAHELLYRLIGLLGGQSSTTR; translated from the coding sequence GTGACGCGTTCGGGCCAGGCGGCGACAACGCCCTCCGGTGGAAAGCTGACGCCGATGTTTCGCCAGTGGCAACAGGCGAAGCGCCAGCATCCCGACGCCTTGCTCTTCTTCCGCATGGGCGACTTCTACGAACTGTTCTTCGACGACGCCCGCACCGCCGCCCCGATTCTCGGCATCGCCCTGACCAGTCGCGGCAAGGGCACGGCCACCTCGGCCCCCATGTGCGGCGTGCCCCACCATGCCGCCCGAAACTACATCGCCCGCCTGGTCAAAGCCGGCCACCGGGTCGCCGTCTGCGAGCAGATGGAAGACCCCAAGAAGGCCAAGGGCATGGTGCGCCGCGAAGTGGTCCGGGTGGTCAGCCCGGGAACCCTCGTCGATGCCGACCAGCTCGATCCCGGCTCGGGCAACTACCTCGCCTGCCTGGCGGGCCAGGCCCCGGGCCCCTGGGGTCTGTGCCTGGTGGACCTGTCCACCGGGGGCATGGTGCTCGCGCGGGCCGGAAACGAGCCGGCGCTGGCGGAAGTGCTCAGCCGCTACGAGGTGCGGGAGCTGCTGGTCGCCTCCACCTCGGCCGCGACCCTCGAAGCCCTGCTGGGCCGTCACGGCCTGGGGGAGGTTCTGCTCACCACCCTCGACGACTCCCTGTTCGAGCCCCTGCTGGCCCGGGACCGGGTCGTCGAGCAACTCCAGGTGGCCTCCCTGGCCGGCTTCGGCTGCGAGGACGACCATCCGGCGCTGCCGGCGACGGCCGCCGCGCTGGCCCACCTGCAGCGAACCCAGCGGGTGCAGCCGGCCCACCTGGATCGACTGCGGGTGGAGGATCCCCGGCGGATCCTGCTCCTCGACCGATCGAGCCGACGCAACCTGGAGGTGGTGGCCAACCTGCGGGATGGAGGACGGAGCCAGACCCTGCTCGAAGCCCTCGACGCCACCCTGACCCCCCTCGGCGCCCGGGCGCTGCGCACCTGGCTGCTCGAACCCCTGGTGGAGAAGAACGCCATCCTGGCCCGGCACGCGGTGGTCGAAGCCCTGGTCCAGCGCGCCGAGGTGCGGGCATCCCTGCGGGAGGCCCTGCGGGAGATCCGGGATCTCGAGCGCCTGCTCTCCCGGGCGGCCCTCCGGCGCTCGACGCCCCATGACCTGGCGGCCCTCCGGCGCTCCCTGGCGGCGCTCCCGGAAGTGCGGGAAGCCCTCGCCGGGTTGACCGCGCCGGATGCGACGGCCCTCGCCGCCCGTATCGACCTGCTCGAAGACCTGCTCGGCGAGCTGGGCGCGGGGCTGGCCGACGAGCCGGGAGCCGCCCCCGGCGAGGGGAGGGTGATCCGCGAAGGCTACGACGCCGATCTCGACGCCGTGCGCGAGCTGGCCCGGGGCTCCCGGGAGCTGATCGCGGGGATCGAAACCCGCGAGCGGGAAGCCACCGGCATCGCCTCCCTGAAGATCAAGTACAACAAGGTCTTCGGCTACTTCCTGGAAGTGAGCAAGGCCAACCTTTCCCGGGTTCCCCCCGAGTGGGAGCGGCGGCAGACCATCGCCACCGGCGAACGCTATGTCACCGCGGAGATCAAGGACCTCGAAGCCCGCATCCTCTCGGCCAGCGAGCGCCTGGCCGAACGGGAGAAGGCCCTTTTCGAGAAACTGGTCGACCAGGTGGTGGCGCAGGCGGGACGGGTGCGGGAAACCGCGGCCGCCATCGCCGAGGCCGACGTGCTGGCCGGGTTCGCGGAAGTCGCCGCCCGCGAGGGCTACGTGCGCCCCTCCCTGGCCGAGGACGACCGGATCGAGATCCGCGACGGCCGGCACCCGGTGGTCGAACGCCTGCTGGAGCCGGGACGCTTCGTGCCCAATGACTGCCTGCTCGACGACAAGCGGCGGCTGCTGATCGTCACCGGTCCCAACATGGGCGGCAAGAGCACCTACCTGCGCCAGGCCGCCCTGATCGTCCTGATGGCCCAGGCCGGCGCTTTCGTCCCCGCCCGCTCGGCCCGCATCTCTCTCGTCGACCGGATCTTCTGCCGGGTCGGCGCCTCCGACAACCTGGCCGGCGGCGAGTCGACCTTCATGGTGGAAATGACGGAGACCGCCAACATCCTGCACAACGCCACGCCCCGCTCCCTGGTGATCCTCGACGAAATCGGACGGGGCACGGCCACCTGGGACGGGATGGCCATCGCCTGGGCGGTGGTCGAACACCTGCTGCGGGACACGCGGTTGCGCCCCAAGGCCCTGTTCGCAACCCACTACCACGAGCTGACGGAGCTGGCGGCCCGCCACGAAGGTCTCGAGAACGTACACATCACCGTGCGGGAGCACGGGCAGGAGGTCGTCTTTCTCCACCGGGTGGAACCGGGACCTTCGGACCGCTCCTACGGGATCCACGTGGCCCGGCTGGCGGGACTTCCCGACGCGGTGATCACCAGGGCCTGGGAGATCCTCGAGGAGATCAGCGGCGAGCACCTGGCGGACAAGCTGGGTCGCGACAGGGACGGGGTGCGGCAGCTTTCCCTCTTCGAAAGCCCCGCCGGGGAGCCGGAGCCGTCACCGGAAGAGGCGCAAGCCCTGGCCGCACTCAGAGAGTGCGATCCCGACGACCTCTCACCACGCCAGGCCCACGAGCTGCTCTACCGGCTGATCGGGCTCCTGGGAGGTCAGTCCTCGACCACCCGCTGA
- a CDS encoding tetratricopeptide repeat protein, translating into MAGFAGRASSRAAALAAVLAMIPAGWGQDTEALLARAAAAYDQGRCAEVIGAYGQAEERSDEALDGVAEYRWGFCLAYLRRPGARQRYEAAVDKLGQAVDRPGAPLEAHFYMVNALLNLGRADDARERATRAVAAWRGGELTVPEDEPEAWFRLGKLFRDSGDPRGAVEPFTRAVEAAENGAALRDAYLERIARGAGEAGAGELALRAARLLEKAGQAGTSAMLRVARARLAGGDFDGAREAFSAAAKGPGEPALAARYALRGLERLAEVQRWGLEIPSTAADGRPLSALSVAELRNELQAAARQAWTAFSGRVVEVPRKKKPGTRPAPHPETLAAMRTAQARFVGIVAEALRRGLPLREWNVQIGIGPLIFHPWYRLFLQRATQDRSSQLVQFGE; encoded by the coding sequence ATGGCAGGTTTTGCAGGTAGAGCGAGCAGCCGAGCGGCGGCCCTGGCCGCCGTACTGGCGATGATCCCGGCGGGATGGGGACAAGATACCGAAGCCCTGCTGGCACGAGCCGCCGCGGCCTATGACCAGGGCCGCTGCGCGGAGGTGATCGGCGCCTACGGCCAGGCGGAGGAGCGAAGCGACGAGGCCCTCGACGGCGTGGCGGAGTATCGCTGGGGTTTCTGCCTGGCCTACCTGCGCCGGCCGGGCGCCCGGCAGCGCTACGAGGCCGCCGTCGACAAGCTCGGTCAGGCGGTCGATCGCCCCGGAGCGCCGCTCGAAGCCCATTTCTACATGGTCAACGCCCTGCTCAACCTGGGGCGCGCCGACGACGCCCGGGAGCGGGCGACGCGGGCGGTGGCCGCGTGGCGAGGGGGCGAGCTGACCGTTCCGGAGGACGAGCCCGAGGCCTGGTTCCGGCTGGGCAAGCTGTTCCGCGACAGCGGCGATCCCCGGGGGGCGGTCGAACCCTTCACGCGGGCCGTGGAGGCCGCCGAAAACGGCGCCGCCCTGCGCGACGCCTACCTCGAACGCATCGCCCGGGGCGCGGGAGAGGCCGGCGCCGGCGAGCTGGCCCTCCGTGCGGCCAGGTTGCTGGAAAAAGCGGGGCAGGCCGGAACCTCGGCCATGCTCCGGGTGGCCCGGGCGCGGCTGGCCGGAGGCGATTTCGACGGCGCGCGGGAGGCCTTCAGCGCCGCCGCCAAGGGGCCGGGAGAGCCGGCCCTGGCGGCTCGATATGCCCTGCGCGGCCTCGAGCGGCTGGCCGAGGTCCAGCGCTGGGGGCTCGAGATTCCCTCCACCGCCGCCGACGGTCGTCCCTTGAGTGCTTTGAGTGTCGCCGAACTGAGGAACGAACTCCAGGCGGCGGCCCGCCAGGCCTGGACGGCCTTCTCCGGCCGCGTCGTCGAGGTCCCGCGCAAGAAAAAGCCGGGCACCCGCCCCGCCCCCCATCCGGAGACCCTCGCGGCCATGCGCACGGCCCAGGCCCGTTTCGTCGGCATTGTCGCCGAGGCCCTGCGTCGCGGTCTGCCCCTGAGGGAATGGAACGTCCAGATCGGCATCGGACCGTTGATCTTCCATCCCTGGTACCGCCTGTTCCTCCAACGGGCGACCCAGGACCGCTCGAGCCAACTGGTCCAGTTCGGGGAATAG
- a CDS encoding outer membrane lipoprotein carrier protein LolA: protein MAFPLFGVLLLAAALPAAPAGDPAEALAEARRVVEVVHRLENRYREMGSFRLDFVQRYVSSAFGMEDEQQQGTILVRCPDRMRIDYSRPPGQYALFDGATWWLIEPDEQTVTRAQRGKGEGNPLLDLLSGTTDLLRLFAARPDSRPGPRGRIRLLLLPREEREDIETLMLEIETRTGNLRRAEVVGPLGGRMIYVFEPPRPVPPPGDEDFRVTIPPGYLLLDG, encoded by the coding sequence ATGGCCTTTCCCCTTTTCGGTGTCCTGCTCCTGGCCGCGGCCCTCCCGGCAGCGCCCGCCGGTGATCCCGCCGAGGCCCTGGCCGAGGCCAGGCGGGTGGTCGAAGTCGTCCACCGTCTCGAAAACCGCTACCGCGAGATGGGGTCGTTCCGCCTCGACTTCGTCCAGCGCTACGTCTCGTCCGCCTTCGGGATGGAAGACGAGCAGCAGCAGGGCACGATCCTCGTGCGCTGTCCCGACCGGATGCGCATCGACTACAGTCGCCCGCCGGGCCAGTACGCTCTTTTCGACGGCGCCACCTGGTGGCTGATCGAACCCGACGAGCAGACCGTCACCCGGGCTCAGCGCGGAAAAGGGGAGGGCAATCCCCTGCTCGACCTGCTCTCCGGCACCACCGATCTGCTGCGCCTTTTCGCCGCGCGTCCCGACTCCAGGCCCGGACCCCGGGGGCGTATCCGCCTGCTGCTGCTGCCCCGGGAAGAGCGGGAAGACATCGAGACCCTGATGCTGGAAATCGAGACCCGTACGGGCAACCTGCGTCGGGCCGAGGTGGTCGGTCCCCTGGGCGGGCGCATGATTTACGTCTTCGAGCCCCCCCGGCCGGTTCCGCCGCCGGGCGACGAGGACTTCCGGGTGACGATCCCGCCGGGATACCTGCTGCTCGACGGTTAG
- a CDS encoding polyprenyl synthetase family protein, with protein MSEGVPTSSPVPPPRMMEVLSLVGDRLVEVEEEIRANLRSDLRPIDQAGDYLSEGGGKLIRPALMLLASGLLGYKGKMDVLLGAVFEFIHTATLVHDDIIDEADTRRGRPALNRVYGNEISILLGDYLYIRSMNMALRARKLGVIEILAESTEKMIEGEIMAHHLRGRVDVTRRQHMEIIERKTAWLFAGCCRVAAVLADAGEDAERRLGQYGLNLGIAFQLVDDLLDLTADEATLGKPVASDLREGRLTLPWIDLMHRGSEAEREAVEAVLTGGDFGEPGWGRLKAALLAHGCLERTRRLAEEHASRAREVIGTFTPGPYREALMDLPDLILSRDR; from the coding sequence ATGAGCGAGGGGGTGCCCACGTCTTCTCCCGTGCCGCCGCCCCGCATGATGGAGGTGCTCTCCCTGGTCGGTGATCGCCTGGTGGAGGTCGAAGAAGAGATCCGCGCCAATCTGCGCTCGGATCTGCGCCCCATCGACCAGGCCGGAGACTACCTCTCCGAGGGCGGCGGCAAGTTGATCCGGCCGGCGTTGATGCTGTTGGCCTCGGGCCTGCTGGGCTACAAGGGCAAGATGGACGTGCTGCTCGGCGCCGTCTTCGAGTTCATTCACACCGCCACCCTGGTTCACGACGACATCATCGACGAGGCCGACACGCGCCGCGGTCGACCGGCTCTCAACCGGGTCTACGGTAACGAGATCTCGATCCTCCTCGGCGACTATCTCTACATCCGCTCCATGAACATGGCCCTCAGGGCCCGCAAGCTGGGGGTGATCGAGATCCTCGCCGAGTCCACCGAGAAAATGATCGAGGGCGAGATCATGGCCCACCATCTGCGGGGCCGGGTCGATGTGACGCGCCGGCAGCACATGGAGATCATCGAGCGCAAGACCGCCTGGTTGTTCGCGGGATGTTGCCGGGTGGCGGCGGTGCTGGCGGATGCGGGAGAGGACGCCGAACGCCGCCTGGGGCAGTACGGGTTGAACCTCGGCATCGCCTTCCAGTTGGTCGACGACCTGCTGGACCTGACCGCCGACGAGGCCACCTTGGGCAAGCCCGTGGCCTCCGACCTGCGGGAGGGGCGGCTGACCCTGCCCTGGATCGACCTGATGCACCGGGGGAGCGAGGCCGAGCGCGAAGCGGTGGAAGCGGTGCTGACCGGGGGAGATTTCGGCGAGCCGGGGTGGGGTCGGTTGAAGGCCGCTCTGCTGGCCCACGGCTGCCTCGAGCGTACGCGTCGCCTGGCCGAGGAGCACGCTTCCCGCGCGCGGGAAGTGATCGGCACCTTCACCCCGGGGCCCTACCGGGAAGCACTGATGGATCTGCCGGACCTGATCCTGTCTCGAGACCGCTGA
- the smc gene encoding chromosome segregation protein SMC, whose protein sequence is MLWLERLEVSGFKSFSDKSTIEFPRGITAVVGPNGCGKSNIADAISWVLGEQSARALRGQKMEDVIFAGTQGRGPGGMAEVSLHMAAKNGSLPDGRSRVTLTRRLFRSGNSEYLIDGKKSRLADVRALLDQVRAGVRSYAIIDQGSVASFVLSKPKDRRVFIEEAAGIAGYKTRRRMAELKLEATRANLLRIDDIVGEVERQQRSLKRQASLARRARRLDERLRALKTVWYRRRDAVLAAEAQRSAELCAVASREADHLDRERRRLLEALADARRRLEDAHTDREQAVAASHAARIEEERLDREIAAALTRAASLEEEAGRREGEGDRLIEERAQRAEEIARLEEEIRSLAGELTELTERTAAARRVVEREKAELERRRQVAASHEQALYDRVHRKAELSARASAALAAERRDERRAEEARQAGERLAEVLESEGRQLAAAEQRRKEAEACVTRLEVELERARDAEDDCWTALERARADETALVRELGARSGEKDALDSLEVRLAGAEAAREILEHSREGKLQARQVVAELLAVEKDVEHAAERFLGDLLPAVVVDSSDDVQKGASLGVGGRVRFLPLDDTAAEGVSHGELPAALAAHPGVRGRLSEHLRPLGELGQAISSRLQDAVLVESLALAFELHRRFPGFDYLTPEGHAVHASGVVTVESDQVEGSEGLLGRSRRREELAALLERLQQQRTAAAAAVEQARQAHRDAQVVRRRVEEELAAARRTQASAGFEAGQHKRSIERLQHEAEVARAALATAVEGLERARREAAEAATEQQRLEEEIATERERLDAIRAALREQEEVLRRAEAEGSARLSDERALRERYGAQQQGIERLQRELEALEQRREEGRRVRSQALERAAELRQQAAEKSEHLEAARARRRDLEREVEAWAERLSGLATEVDDLEARHGLAVEEFEQARSRRETAALAVEKARLEVQHERESCREDLGCEPAELPAEPPEGIEGEILDNDGLLLEELRDVKRKRERLGMVNLLAEKEFEELHARFEELSAQREDLKRSVDELSGSIRKMDRESRERFLEAFQEIRKHFRAQFTILFRGGRADLHLENEDDVLESGIEIMCQPPGKKLQSVGLLSGGEKALAATAMLFAIFRYQPPPFCLLDEIDAPLDDTNVHRFTEAVREFAAGTQIILITHNKRSMETADVLYGVTMPEPGISRLVSMALD, encoded by the coding sequence ATGTTGTGGCTCGAGCGCCTGGAAGTCAGCGGATTCAAGAGTTTCTCCGACAAGTCGACCATCGAGTTCCCGCGGGGCATCACGGCCGTGGTGGGGCCCAACGGCTGCGGCAAGTCCAACATTGCCGACGCCATCTCCTGGGTGCTCGGCGAGCAGTCGGCCCGGGCCCTGAGGGGCCAGAAGATGGAAGACGTGATCTTCGCCGGAACCCAGGGCCGGGGGCCCGGGGGCATGGCGGAGGTCTCGCTGCACATGGCGGCGAAGAACGGCTCCCTGCCCGATGGCCGGTCCCGGGTGACCCTCACACGGCGCCTGTTCCGTTCGGGCAACAGCGAGTACCTGATCGACGGCAAGAAGTCCCGCCTGGCCGACGTTCGGGCCCTGCTCGACCAAGTGCGCGCCGGCGTGCGCTCCTACGCCATCATCGACCAGGGTTCGGTGGCCTCCTTCGTGCTGAGCAAGCCCAAGGATCGCCGGGTCTTCATCGAGGAGGCCGCGGGCATCGCGGGCTACAAGACCCGCCGCCGGATGGCCGAACTCAAGCTCGAGGCGACCCGCGCCAACCTGCTGCGCATCGACGACATCGTTGGAGAGGTCGAGCGCCAGCAGCGTTCGCTCAAGCGCCAGGCGTCCCTGGCCCGCAGGGCCCGGCGTCTCGATGAACGCCTGCGGGCCCTCAAGACCGTCTGGTATCGCCGGCGGGACGCGGTGCTCGCCGCCGAGGCCCAGCGCAGCGCCGAACTCTGCGCGGTGGCTTCCCGGGAGGCCGACCATCTCGACCGCGAACGCCGCCGCCTGCTGGAGGCCCTGGCCGATGCCCGCCGCCGGCTGGAAGACGCCCACACCGACCGGGAGCAGGCCGTGGCCGCCTCTCACGCCGCCCGCATCGAGGAAGAGCGGCTCGACCGGGAGATCGCCGCCGCCCTGACCCGGGCCGCCTCGCTCGAGGAGGAGGCCGGGCGCCGGGAAGGCGAGGGAGACCGGTTGATCGAAGAACGGGCCCAGCGGGCCGAAGAGATCGCGCGTCTCGAAGAGGAGATCCGCTCCCTGGCGGGGGAACTCACCGAATTGACCGAGCGCACCGCCGCCGCCCGCCGGGTGGTCGAGCGCGAGAAAGCCGAACTCGAACGTCGCCGGCAGGTGGCCGCGAGCCACGAGCAGGCGCTCTACGATCGGGTGCATCGCAAGGCGGAACTCTCCGCCCGGGCTTCCGCGGCCCTGGCCGCCGAGCGGAGGGACGAGCGGCGGGCGGAGGAAGCCCGCCAGGCCGGTGAGCGCCTGGCCGAGGTCCTCGAGAGCGAAGGCCGCCAGCTTGCGGCGGCCGAGCAGCGCCGGAAAGAGGCGGAGGCCTGCGTCACTCGCCTGGAGGTGGAACTCGAGCGGGCCCGGGATGCGGAGGACGACTGCTGGACCGCTCTCGAGCGGGCCCGGGCCGACGAAACGGCCCTGGTGCGGGAGTTGGGAGCCCGCAGCGGAGAGAAGGACGCCCTCGACTCGCTGGAAGTACGCCTGGCCGGGGCCGAGGCGGCCCGGGAGATTCTCGAGCACTCCCGGGAGGGAAAGCTCCAGGCCCGCCAGGTGGTCGCCGAGTTGCTGGCGGTGGAAAAAGATGTCGAGCACGCCGCCGAGCGCTTCCTGGGCGACCTGCTGCCCGCGGTGGTGGTGGACTCCTCCGACGACGTGCAGAAGGGCGCCAGCCTGGGCGTGGGCGGCCGGGTGCGTTTCCTGCCTCTGGACGACACGGCGGCCGAGGGCGTGTCCCATGGCGAGTTGCCGGCGGCGCTCGCGGCGCATCCCGGTGTGCGGGGCCGGCTCTCCGAACACCTGCGACCGCTGGGTGAACTGGGGCAGGCGATCAGCTCCCGCCTGCAGGATGCCGTGCTGGTGGAGTCCCTGGCCCTGGCCTTCGAGCTGCACCGTCGTTTCCCCGGTTTCGATTACCTCACGCCCGAGGGTCACGCCGTCCATGCCAGCGGCGTGGTCACCGTGGAGAGCGACCAGGTCGAGGGAAGCGAAGGACTGCTCGGTCGCTCGCGCCGGCGGGAAGAGCTGGCGGCCCTCCTCGAGCGCCTCCAGCAGCAGCGGACCGCCGCAGCCGCCGCGGTGGAGCAGGCCCGCCAGGCCCACCGGGACGCCCAGGTGGTACGTCGCCGGGTGGAAGAGGAACTGGCCGCCGCCCGTCGTACCCAGGCCAGCGCCGGCTTCGAGGCCGGCCAGCACAAGCGCTCCATCGAGCGCCTGCAACACGAGGCCGAGGTGGCCCGGGCGGCCCTGGCCACCGCCGTCGAGGGTCTCGAGCGGGCCCGCCGGGAGGCGGCGGAGGCCGCCACCGAGCAACAGCGCCTGGAAGAAGAAATCGCCACCGAGCGCGAGCGCCTCGACGCCATCCGCGCGGCGCTTCGCGAGCAGGAGGAGGTGCTCAGGCGGGCCGAGGCGGAAGGCTCGGCCCGGCTCTCCGACGAGCGGGCCCTGCGTGAGCGGTATGGTGCCCAGCAGCAGGGCATCGAGCGCCTGCAGCGGGAGTTGGAGGCGCTCGAGCAGCGGCGGGAGGAGGGCCGGCGGGTCCGCAGCCAGGCCCTCGAGCGGGCCGCCGAACTGCGACAGCAGGCCGCCGAGAAAAGTGAGCATCTCGAGGCGGCCCGGGCCCGCCGCCGGGACCTGGAGCGGGAGGTCGAAGCCTGGGCCGAACGTCTGTCCGGACTGGCGACCGAGGTCGATGACCTCGAAGCCCGCCATGGGCTGGCCGTCGAGGAGTTCGAGCAGGCCCGTTCCCGCCGGGAAACAGCGGCACTGGCCGTGGAGAAGGCCCGGCTGGAGGTCCAGCACGAGCGCGAGAGCTGCCGTGAGGACCTGGGTTGCGAGCCCGCCGAGCTGCCCGCCGAACCGCCGGAGGGCATCGAGGGCGAGATCCTCGACAACGACGGGCTGTTGCTCGAGGAGTTGCGGGACGTCAAACGCAAGCGCGAGCGCCTGGGCATGGTCAACCTGCTGGCCGAAAAGGAGTTCGAAGAACTGCACGCCCGTTTCGAGGAACTCAGCGCCCAGCGCGAGGATCTCAAGCGCTCGGTGGACGAACTCTCCGGCTCGATTCGCAAGATGGACCGGGAGAGCCGGGAGCGCTTTCTCGAGGCCTTCCAGGAGATCCGCAAGCACTTCCGCGCCCAGTTCACGATCCTCTTCCGTGGCGGGCGGGCCGACTTGCACCTGGAAAACGAAGACGACGTGCTCGAGTCGGGCATCGAGATCATGTGCCAGCCCCCGGGCAAGAAACTGCAGTCGGTGGGTCTCCTGTCGGGAGGGGAAAAGGCCCTGGCGGCGACGGCGATGCTCTTCGCCATCTTCCGCTACCAGCCGCCCCCCTTCTGTCTGCTCGACGAGATCGACGCTCCCCTCGACGACACCAACGTCCACCGCTTCACCGAGGCGGTGCGGGAGTTCGCCGCGGGAACCCAGATCATCCTCATCACCCACAACAAGCGCTCGATGGAAACCGCCGATGTCCTCTACGGCGTGACCATGCCCGAGCCCGGCATTTCCCGTCTCGTCTCCATGGCCCTGGACTGA
- a CDS encoding class I SAM-dependent methyltransferase: MSAAASTCRVCASGTLVDVEIRRSLGGRQVRIAFCRECQVIVNKDSDPSETLQREGSRSFYGLTDEQIAALPRSLVDSASLVRSLLPEGWTRLDGRVFLEFGAGRGLMPIAAAHLGFARAYGVDLNLETFEQVRRHLPVPGQVRMCGELEQITEPVDLVVLWHTLEHIPEPRPLLRRLVEQMRPGGWIVVQVPQYCPQYICETHHYFYTEPSLTRVLADAGCEPQRVSYDLDNAFIAAWARKPGSVTAPQPR; the protein is encoded by the coding sequence GTGAGCGCCGCGGCGTCCACCTGCCGGGTCTGCGCCTCCGGCACCCTGGTCGACGTGGAAATCCGCAGGAGCCTCGGGGGACGGCAGGTGCGCATCGCCTTCTGCCGGGAATGCCAGGTGATCGTCAACAAGGACTCGGATCCCAGCGAGACACTCCAGCGCGAGGGCTCCCGGAGCTTCTACGGCCTGACGGACGAGCAGATCGCCGCGTTGCCCCGTTCCCTGGTGGACAGCGCGAGCCTGGTGCGCAGCCTGCTGCCCGAGGGGTGGACCCGGCTCGACGGACGGGTCTTCCTCGAGTTCGGCGCGGGGCGCGGCCTGATGCCGATCGCCGCGGCCCACCTGGGTTTCGCCCGCGCCTACGGGGTCGATCTGAACCTGGAGACCTTCGAGCAGGTGCGCCGTCACCTGCCCGTGCCCGGGCAGGTGCGAATGTGCGGCGAGTTGGAGCAGATCACCGAGCCCGTGGACCTGGTCGTGCTCTGGCATACCCTCGAACACATTCCCGAGCCGCGACCGCTCCTGCGCCGCCTGGTGGAGCAAATGCGGCCCGGCGGGTGGATCGTGGTGCAGGTGCCCCAGTATTGCCCGCAATACATCTGCGAGACGCACCACTACTTCTACACCGAGCCCTCCCTGACGCGGGTACTGGCCGACGCGGGTTGCGAGCCCCAGCGCGTCAGCTACGACCTGGACAACGCTTTCATCGCCGCCTGGGCCCGCAAGCCCGGTTCAGTGACGGCTCCGCAGCCGCGCTGA